The Streptomyces sp. NBC_01689 genome includes a window with the following:
- a CDS encoding response regulator, with the protein MSGSAADPRIDRDFVWVVEDSAEDAEAIQRALGRTHPGLRLEFTERGAGVAERLLNAGRRPGLVILDLRLPGLSGSEVLRSIRSMPELDQVTVVVFTASTAPEDVDATYAAGADSYIYKPVNFELFRTVLKGAVDYWQRRANGEDEGPAAQSPSA; encoded by the coding sequence ATGAGTGGGTCGGCCGCGGATCCGAGAATCGATCGCGACTTCGTCTGGGTGGTCGAGGATTCGGCGGAGGACGCCGAGGCCATTCAGCGGGCGCTCGGGCGCACGCATCCGGGTCTGAGGCTGGAGTTCACCGAAAGAGGGGCCGGAGTCGCCGAACGGTTGCTGAATGCCGGACGCCGGCCGGGGCTCGTCATCCTCGATCTGCGCCTGCCCGGCCTCAGTGGGAGCGAGGTGCTCCGGTCGATCCGCTCCATGCCGGAACTGGACCAGGTGACCGTGGTCGTCTTCACCGCGTCCACGGCGCCGGAGGACGTCGACGCGACCTACGCGGCAGGGGCCGACAGTTACATCTACAAGCCGGTGAACTTCGAACTGTTCCGCACCGTTCTGAAGGGTGCTGTGGACTACTGGCAGCGGAGAGCGAACGGTGAGGACGAGGGCCCTGCCGCTCAGTCGCCGTCTGCTTGA
- a CDS encoding TetR/AcrR family transcriptional regulator, which produces MPRAGLDPAAVVEAGAALADEVGFANLTMGLLAERVGVRTPSLYKHVGGQEDLNRRIAVLALSEAADAVGSAVQGYAGRDALASAARAFRAFVLEHPGRYAATIGAEPSGADDPLATAGQRLLDAFVTVLRDYEIAESDVDHALRMLRSLCHGFATLQADNAFQWSVDVDESFEWLIAFADRGLRAL; this is translated from the coding sequence GTGCCTAGGGCCGGTCTGGACCCCGCGGCCGTCGTGGAGGCCGGTGCCGCCCTCGCCGACGAGGTGGGCTTCGCCAACCTGACGATGGGTCTGCTGGCCGAGCGGGTCGGCGTACGGACCCCGTCCCTGTACAAGCACGTGGGCGGGCAGGAAGACCTCAACAGGCGGATCGCGGTCCTCGCGTTGAGCGAGGCCGCCGACGCCGTGGGGAGCGCGGTCCAGGGGTATGCCGGCCGCGACGCCCTGGCGTCTGCCGCACGCGCCTTCCGGGCCTTCGTCCTGGAGCACCCGGGCCGATATGCCGCGACGATCGGGGCGGAACCGTCCGGCGCGGACGATCCCCTGGCGACCGCGGGTCAGCGGCTGCTCGATGCCTTCGTGACGGTGCTGCGCGACTACGAGATCGCGGAGTCCGACGTGGATCACGCCCTGCGCATGCTGCGCAGCCTCTGCCACGGCTTCGCCACCTTGCAGGCGGACAACGCCTTTCAGTGGAGCGTCGACGTCGACGAGAGCTTCGAGTGGCTGATCGCCTTCGCCGACCGCGGCCTGCGCGCCCTGTAG
- a CDS encoding alpha/beta fold hydrolase, whose translation MTEHLAVDGGTIAYDVTGDGPLIVLAHGMGDSRAAYRAVTPRLVAAGYRVAAVDLRGCGDSSAGWPVWSRTAIATDLLAVIRHLGGPALLVGHSISGGAATIATALEPSLVTAVVELAPFTRKQSVRLGDLRVKRFRQGMLRLLGVGVFGSAALWRSYLDVAYPGVKPDDWAERLGRIDALLHEPGRMKALKGMGRTAPTDAGAQLGNVRCPVLVVMGTLDPDWADPHAEGSAVVDALPSGLGRLEMIEGAGHYPHDQFSDQVVALMLSFFRSVANRA comes from the coding sequence ATGACCGAACACCTTGCCGTCGACGGCGGAACGATCGCCTACGACGTGACGGGAGACGGACCGTTGATCGTTCTGGCGCACGGCATGGGTGACAGCCGCGCCGCGTACCGGGCGGTGACCCCGCGGCTGGTGGCGGCCGGTTACCGCGTCGCAGCGGTCGATCTGCGCGGTTGCGGCGACTCCAGTGCCGGCTGGCCGGTCTGGAGCCGCACGGCCATCGCCACCGACCTGCTCGCCGTGATCCGGCACCTGGGAGGCCCGGCCCTGCTCGTCGGCCACTCGATCTCCGGCGGAGCCGCCACCATCGCCACGGCCCTGGAGCCCTCGCTCGTCACCGCGGTCGTGGAGCTGGCGCCGTTCACCCGCAAGCAGTCGGTCCGGCTCGGCGACCTGCGGGTCAAGCGCTTCCGGCAGGGCATGCTGCGCCTCCTCGGCGTGGGCGTGTTCGGCAGCGCGGCACTGTGGCGTTCGTACCTCGACGTCGCCTACCCGGGCGTGAAGCCGGACGACTGGGCCGAGCGGCTCGGCCGCATCGACGCGCTGCTGCACGAGCCGGGCCGGATGAAGGCGTTGAAGGGCATGGGCCGCACCGCACCGACCGACGCCGGCGCACAGCTCGGCAACGTCCGCTGCCCGGTGCTGGTCGTCATGGGCACGCTCGACCCCGACTGGGCCGATCCGCACGCGGAGGGTTCAGCGGTCGTCGACGCCCTGCCGTCCGGCCTCGGCCGCCTGGAGATGATCGAGGGCGCCGGACACTACCCGCACGACCAGTTCTCGGATCAGGTGGTCGCCCTCATGCTCTCCTTCTTCCGTTCGGTGGCCAATCGTGCCTAG
- a CDS encoding serine hydrolase domain-containing protein, producing the protein MPAPGPARRTSSPSLVDVLEYCDPRSLQGGHLDVKILDGEIVFWFPREGLRRAGRTTLLARSGTAGLGSKAPVPDDPRFRVASTTKTFTAVVLQLAAEQVLSLDDTVEHWLPGVVSGHGNDGSRVMLRDLLRHTSGLYDYVDDPRVRSELTEHFEESRYDDTPAQNLVAVAMRHRPLVVPGDGPRRWAYSNTDYLLAAMIAEKASGLDWRELVEHRVIAPLGLRHTYIPGANPFLTGPHERVAVKDANGAVLDLTEQSLQHTADSGGVSTPSDLDTFFRALAGNRLLPAALSEEMRRTVPCDDLPVPPSGRAATDSGCASSR; encoded by the coding sequence GTGCCTGCGCCCGGTCCGGCACGACGCACTTCGTCCCCCTCGCTCGTCGACGTCCTGGAGTACTGCGACCCGAGGAGCCTGCAAGGTGGGCATCTTGATGTCAAGATACTTGATGGCGAGATAGTTTTCTGGTTTCCTCGGGAGGGACTCCGCCGCGCGGGCAGGACGACCCTGCTGGCCCGCTCCGGCACCGCGGGTCTCGGTTCGAAGGCGCCCGTGCCCGACGATCCGCGGTTCCGTGTGGCCAGTACGACGAAGACGTTCACGGCCGTCGTCCTGCAACTCGCTGCCGAGCAGGTCCTGTCGCTGGACGACACCGTCGAGCACTGGCTGCCCGGCGTCGTATCGGGCCACGGGAACGACGGCTCGCGTGTCATGCTGCGCGATCTGCTGCGCCACACCAGCGGCCTGTACGACTACGTCGACGATCCGCGCGTGCGGAGCGAACTGACCGAGCACTTCGAGGAGAGCCGCTACGACGACACCCCGGCCCAGAACCTCGTGGCCGTCGCGATGCGGCACCGTCCCCTCGTCGTGCCCGGAGACGGGCCGCGCCGGTGGGCCTACTCGAACACGGACTATCTCCTGGCCGCCATGATCGCCGAGAAGGCGTCCGGACTCGACTGGCGCGAACTGGTGGAGCACCGCGTGATCGCACCACTGGGCCTGCGGCACACCTACATCCCCGGCGCGAATCCCTTTCTGACGGGCCCCCACGAGCGGGTGGCGGTCAAGGACGCGAACGGCGCCGTCCTGGACCTCACCGAGCAGAGCCTCCAGCACACCGCCGACTCCGGCGGCGTGAGCACGCCCTCGGATCTCGACACCTTCTTCCGCGCGCTGGCCGGCAACCGTCTCCTGCCGGCCGCCCTGTCGGAAGAGATGCGCCGGACCGTGCCCTGCGACGACCTGCCCGTACCGCCGTCCGGCCGGGCGGCTACGGACTCGGGCTGCGCGTCGTCCCGCTGA
- a CDS encoding ATP-binding protein, with the protein MSLPDPEREAAAAAAMGFDLSECVQEPIQLLGRIQSHGTLLAVEAGTGIVDTAALNTCSLLGVEARELVGGHITRVMRPGDWADAVEAGARPEAVSLVLPFAIGAAGAARTFDVSAHRQGTLLILECEPRTVALPHFARYYQGVRRALTRLRSSMTAAECCQAAAHEIRALTGFDRVVVYRFEGVDGPGEVVAEEVADGHEPWLGLWFPASDIPPQARRLYRDNWIRVIVDVDDASVGLHPPLRADTGLPLDLSNSVLRTVSGFHLEYLRNIGVRSSMSVSVLREGELWGLIACHGDTATAVPPELRAACEFFGVAFSLQLAVIQEREQAEALAASRERLDRIVSLVGSGLEAPLLEGGDALRTLLDADGATLCRNGCSHSAGMSVAPALLEALQVRAAELSPGTVWSTDRVSEEPDRPGGDVTSGPAGVLMVTLSRSGDFLAWFRRERPVVRQWAADPSRPVQAGPRGERLTPRGSGAVFQALVRGQSLPWTSADRAAAQEFWRTLTGLVLRNEAELTALNERLRVANSDLDSFAHAAAHDLKEPLRGISNAVTFAIEDAAADLDAGTLRRMHTMRRLAVRMDDLLDSLLYFSRLGRGGLQRILVPLDRVLDSALEVAGERLAEARVRVVRTDLPEVRADEHRLHEILVNLLVNAAKYAADEGDRTVEVFVDTLRTPTGGRPQQTIVVRDNGIGIPADHQGEVFELFRRLHGPDERGGGTGVGLAIVKRIVERHGGELWVDSEPGRGTSFCFTLGQADGD; encoded by the coding sequence ATGTCCCTTCCGGACCCGGAGCGGGAGGCCGCGGCCGCGGCGGCGATGGGCTTCGACCTCAGCGAGTGTGTCCAGGAGCCCATCCAGCTGCTGGGCAGGATCCAGTCCCATGGCACCCTGCTCGCGGTGGAGGCCGGTACCGGCATCGTGGACACCGCGGCTCTGAACACCTGTTCCCTGCTGGGGGTCGAGGCCAGGGAGCTGGTCGGTGGACACATCACGCGGGTGATGCGCCCAGGGGACTGGGCCGATGCTGTCGAAGCCGGCGCTCGCCCCGAAGCGGTAAGCCTGGTCCTCCCTTTCGCCATCGGCGCGGCGGGCGCCGCCCGGACCTTCGACGTGAGCGCACACCGGCAGGGGACCCTCCTGATCCTGGAGTGCGAACCACGAACTGTCGCCCTGCCGCATTTCGCGCGTTACTACCAGGGGGTTCGGCGAGCGCTGACACGACTGCGGTCGTCGATGACGGCAGCCGAGTGCTGCCAGGCGGCGGCCCATGAGATCCGGGCACTGACCGGCTTCGACCGCGTCGTCGTCTACCGCTTCGAGGGCGTGGACGGGCCGGGGGAGGTGGTCGCGGAGGAAGTCGCCGACGGCCACGAGCCCTGGCTGGGACTCTGGTTCCCCGCCAGTGACATCCCGCCCCAGGCGAGGCGGCTCTACCGCGACAACTGGATCCGCGTGATCGTCGACGTGGACGACGCCAGTGTGGGCTTGCACCCCCCGCTACGTGCCGATACGGGGCTCCCGCTGGACCTGTCGAATTCGGTCCTGCGTACCGTGTCCGGCTTTCATCTGGAGTACCTGCGGAACATCGGTGTGAGGTCGTCCATGTCGGTGAGTGTCCTCCGGGAAGGAGAGCTGTGGGGGCTGATCGCCTGTCACGGCGACACCGCCACGGCGGTCCCCCCGGAGCTGCGGGCGGCTTGCGAGTTCTTCGGCGTCGCCTTCTCCCTGCAACTCGCGGTCATCCAGGAACGAGAGCAGGCCGAGGCGCTCGCCGCGTCCCGTGAGCGGCTCGATCGGATCGTTTCCCTGGTCGGCTCCGGCCTGGAGGCGCCGCTTCTCGAGGGCGGTGACGCTTTGAGAACGTTGCTGGACGCGGATGGGGCGACGCTCTGCCGCAACGGGTGCAGCCACTCCGCCGGGATGAGTGTCGCGCCCGCTCTGCTGGAGGCACTCCAGGTACGTGCGGCAGAGCTGTCACCGGGCACCGTGTGGAGTACGGACCGTGTGTCCGAGGAACCGGACCGGCCCGGAGGCGACGTGACGAGCGGTCCGGCGGGCGTGCTGATGGTGACGCTGAGCCGGTCGGGCGACTTCCTCGCCTGGTTCCGCCGGGAGCGGCCCGTCGTCCGGCAGTGGGCCGCCGACCCTTCCCGGCCCGTCCAGGCCGGCCCGCGGGGCGAGCGTCTCACGCCTCGTGGGTCAGGTGCCGTCTTCCAGGCGCTGGTACGCGGGCAGAGCCTGCCCTGGACGTCGGCCGACCGCGCCGCCGCACAGGAGTTCTGGCGCACGCTGACCGGTCTCGTGCTGCGGAACGAGGCCGAACTGACCGCACTCAACGAACGACTGCGCGTCGCGAACTCCGACCTCGATTCGTTCGCCCATGCGGCAGCGCATGACCTGAAGGAACCACTGCGGGGCATCTCCAATGCCGTGACCTTCGCCATCGAGGACGCGGCGGCGGACCTCGACGCGGGGACCCTCCGTCGGATGCACACCATGCGGCGACTGGCCGTCCGGATGGACGACCTGCTCGACTCGCTGCTGTACTTCAGCCGGCTGGGCCGAGGCGGACTCCAGCGCATCCTCGTACCACTCGACCGGGTGCTCGACTCCGCACTCGAGGTGGCCGGAGAACGTCTGGCCGAGGCCCGCGTGCGGGTCGTCCGGACAGATCTGCCCGAGGTCCGCGCCGATGAACACCGGCTCCACGAAATCCTGGTCAACCTCTTGGTGAACGCCGCCAAGTACGCCGCGGACGAGGGAGACCGCACGGTCGAGGTCTTCGTCGACACACTCCGCACGCCGACGGGCGGGAGACCGCAGCAGACGATCGTGGTCCGCGACAACGGCATCGGCATTCCGGCCGATCACCAGGGAGAGGTCTTCGAGCTCTTCCGCAGACTGCACGGGCCGGACGAGCGTGGCGGAGGCACCGGAGTGGGCCTCGCGATCGTCAAACGGATCGTCGAACGGCACGGCGGCGAGCTGTGGGTCGACAGCGAGCCGGGCCGGGGGACCAGCTTCTGCTTCACGCTGGGTCAAGCAGACGGCGACTGA
- a CDS encoding PP2C family protein-serine/threonine phosphatase, which yields MEQHEDDASCQADDAWWSGRLHELWCIADGAQDVMGLADPLYGLLLRMPGVLAVVGARWSGGLLHYVRGVTRAEPTPSFQEFEQDFGASAAAEAPDGDTTVTVHEVSDLDAAMPHVQILTAAGARIVAVCAVPLGQGGWASFMVGTADRNTVGVTLRARLKQVAEVTMITDRRITSRRRDELRQVSDAFLAEASLQMDSSLDVEKTVSRVARTAVPAVAEGCLLHLQLSGRLSPVAFTHVDAGEQQWLGVIAAEDRWLRDVLRQVVARGQGLVLQGGELAGGPFGPTSSGTGRAVRALSVNPLRARGRSLGTLTFLYHRVDIAEVTSRFLADLADRAALAIDTTTLYEQRRQHVISLQRYLIPRELPRISGLVLSSAYEVGDVSLDVGGDFYDVVPRSRGGVTLLVGDVCGRGAEAAALTGLARHTLRTLLEDGSTPEHALGRLNQALLREHTSRFVTALVAVLVPDGKGFGLRCWSAGHPAPLVRREGGTVEELAPHGDLLGVLEEIEYGSGGTYLAPGDALVLFTDGVTEARAADGTFFETRLQDAVTQQGSSEAQTFAGRLAAAVVDFRAAGTDDIAVLVAQVEKYP from the coding sequence GTGGAGCAGCACGAGGACGATGCCTCCTGTCAGGCGGATGACGCATGGTGGTCCGGCCGCCTGCATGAGCTCTGGTGTATCGCCGACGGGGCCCAGGACGTGATGGGGCTGGCCGACCCGCTCTACGGCCTGCTGCTCCGCATGCCCGGCGTGCTGGCCGTCGTCGGCGCCCGGTGGAGCGGTGGGCTGCTGCACTATGTGCGCGGCGTCACCCGGGCGGAGCCGACCCCGTCATTCCAAGAATTCGAACAGGATTTCGGCGCATCTGCCGCTGCCGAAGCGCCGGACGGTGATACGACGGTCACGGTTCACGAGGTGTCGGACCTGGACGCCGCCATGCCGCACGTCCAGATTCTGACCGCCGCGGGCGCGCGGATCGTGGCCGTGTGCGCCGTGCCGCTGGGGCAGGGCGGCTGGGCGTCCTTCATGGTCGGCACCGCGGACCGGAACACGGTGGGTGTGACCCTACGGGCACGGTTGAAGCAGGTCGCCGAGGTGACCATGATCACCGACAGGCGCATCACGTCGCGGCGGCGGGATGAGCTGCGCCAGGTGAGTGACGCCTTCCTGGCGGAGGCGTCGTTGCAGATGGATTCGAGCCTCGATGTCGAGAAGACGGTGAGCCGGGTGGCTCGGACAGCGGTTCCCGCCGTCGCCGAGGGCTGCCTTCTCCATCTGCAGCTTTCCGGCAGACTGAGTCCCGTGGCCTTCACCCACGTGGATGCGGGCGAACAGCAGTGGCTCGGTGTGATCGCGGCCGAGGACCGCTGGCTCAGGGACGTGCTGCGGCAGGTCGTCGCCCGCGGGCAGGGACTGGTGTTGCAAGGTGGCGAGCTGGCCGGAGGACCCTTCGGGCCCACCTCGTCCGGCACGGGGCGGGCTGTACGTGCGCTCAGTGTGAATCCGCTCAGGGCTCGGGGGCGGTCTCTGGGCACCCTGACGTTCCTCTACCACCGGGTGGACATCGCCGAGGTGACCTCTCGGTTCCTCGCCGATCTCGCGGACCGGGCCGCATTGGCCATCGACACCACCACCCTGTACGAACAGCGGCGTCAGCACGTGATCTCCCTGCAGCGATATCTGATTCCGAGAGAGCTGCCCCGCATTTCGGGTCTGGTTCTCAGTTCGGCATACGAAGTGGGCGACGTCTCGCTCGACGTGGGCGGTGACTTCTATGACGTCGTCCCGCGTTCACGCGGCGGTGTCACACTCCTCGTGGGTGACGTCTGCGGTCGCGGCGCGGAGGCCGCCGCACTCACCGGTCTGGCCCGCCACACCTTGAGAACCCTGCTCGAGGACGGCAGCACGCCCGAACACGCGCTGGGACGACTGAACCAGGCACTGCTCAGGGAGCACACCTCCCGCTTCGTGACAGCACTCGTCGCGGTGCTGGTGCCGGACGGGAAAGGGTTCGGTCTGCGCTGCTGGAGTGCCGGACATCCGGCGCCCCTGGTCCGGCGCGAGGGTGGCACGGTGGAGGAACTCGCTCCGCACGGGGATCTGCTGGGTGTGCTGGAGGAGATCGAGTACGGCTCCGGCGGAACCTACCTGGCGCCCGGCGACGCGCTGGTGCTGTTCACCGACGGGGTGACCGAGGCGCGAGCGGCCGACGGAACCTTCTTCGAAACCCGCCTGCAGGACGCTGTGACCCAGCAGGGGAGCAGTGAGGCCCAGACGTTCGCAGGGCGGCTGGCGGCTGCCGTCGTGGATTTCCGGGCGGCGGGTACGGACGACATCGCCGTGCTCGTCGCGCAAGTGGAGAAGTACCCATGA